In one Brevibacillus composti genomic region, the following are encoded:
- a CDS encoding DinB family protein: MDYGFVWQQYELIRGLTLSGMQEISEAQADIVPEGFSNNLRWNLGHILLSQDALLYGPTGIKVPSSYGALFSPGTKPADWQGEVPSLETLSQQLQEQTARIKNDFADRLQEKLPTPFSLRGKAQIDTFGEMLLFTLYHEGMHSGIMSQLKKAVNRQA, encoded by the coding sequence ATGGATTACGGTTTTGTTTGGCAACAGTATGAATTGATTCGCGGACTCACGCTTAGCGGCATGCAGGAGATTTCAGAGGCGCAGGCGGATATCGTGCCGGAAGGTTTTTCCAACAACTTGCGTTGGAATCTGGGCCATATTCTGCTCAGCCAGGATGCCCTCCTCTATGGTCCGACCGGGATCAAAGTCCCTTCCTCCTACGGGGCCCTTTTTTCCCCTGGAACCAAGCCGGCCGATTGGCAGGGAGAGGTCCCCAGCCTGGAGACGCTGAGCCAACAGCTGCAGGAGCAGACAGCCCGCATCAAGAATGATTTTGCAGACCGCCTGCAAGAGAAGCTGCCCACTCCGTTTAGCCTGAGGGGCAAAGCGCAGATCGATACATTTGGAGAAATGCTTCTGTTTACGCTCTACCATGAAGGCATGCACAGCGGCATTATGAGTCAATTGAAAAAAGCGGTGAACCGCCAAGCGTAA
- a CDS encoding PLP-dependent aminotransferase family protein → MMTRYVRVAIWLLAAVWLLQACSSPSGENGLAAAFDPEDPKEYGIRGIYLGQNIKEAMEQLQPTKADFMDAVTRESYTADQLAAGAGTMVMGLLLVDETQLMVTVKQGVLHSIVVGGIPREKAAAFATNRGLAAYDGPEKIQQLYGQAAGQSQEITLQGSKYKLLLRLHDNQLIGYRFDTVE, encoded by the coding sequence ATGATGACGAGATATGTGCGAGTGGCGATCTGGTTGCTGGCAGCTGTATGGCTGCTGCAGGCATGCAGTTCGCCGTCCGGAGAAAATGGCCTGGCGGCGGCTTTTGATCCGGAAGACCCCAAAGAGTACGGCATCCGGGGAATCTACCTGGGTCAAAATATCAAAGAGGCGATGGAGCAGCTCCAGCCGACAAAGGCCGATTTCATGGATGCAGTCACCCGGGAAAGCTATACGGCCGATCAGCTCGCTGCCGGAGCCGGAACGATGGTCATGGGCCTGCTCCTGGTCGACGAGACACAGCTGATGGTGACCGTCAAGCAGGGAGTGCTCCATTCCATCGTGGTCGGCGGCATCCCGCGTGAAAAGGCGGCGGCGTTTGCCACTAACCGCGGTCTGGCCGCATACGACGGCCCGGAAAAAATTCAGCAGCTGTACGGACAAGCAGCGGGACAAAGTCAGGAAATCACCCTGCAGGGCAGCAAATATAAGTTGTTGCTCCGGCTGCATGACAACCAGCTGATCGGATACCGATTTGACACGGTAGAATAG
- a CDS encoding MBL fold metallo-hydrolase — MKDNLLVESMALGPFQTNAYILTHSETGESIVIDPGMEPEPLLRKLAGKKVAAILLTHAHLDHIGGLNQVRELTHAPVYIHPLEQEWLTDPDLNGSSRWNLPEPIICQRAEHELADGQTLELAGFSIRVLHTPGHSPGSCSFVIGRHCFGGDVLFAQSIGRTDLPGGDFETLMISIQDKLFELDDETIVYPGHGPKTTIDTEKTFNPFVTGMLR, encoded by the coding sequence ATGAAAGATAATCTGCTAGTGGAGAGTATGGCTTTAGGGCCGTTTCAGACCAATGCCTATATCCTGACCCACAGCGAAACGGGAGAATCCATCGTCATCGATCCAGGGATGGAACCGGAACCGCTGCTGCGAAAATTGGCCGGCAAAAAGGTAGCGGCCATCTTGCTCACCCACGCTCATCTGGACCATATCGGCGGCCTGAACCAAGTAAGGGAGCTGACCCATGCTCCCGTATACATTCACCCACTGGAGCAGGAATGGCTGACCGATCCCGATCTCAATGGATCCAGCCGTTGGAACCTGCCTGAACCGATCATCTGTCAGCGGGCGGAACACGAGCTGGCCGACGGGCAGACGCTGGAGCTGGCTGGATTCTCCATCCGCGTGCTGCATACGCCCGGCCATTCTCCAGGCAGCTGTTCGTTTGTCATTGGACGCCATTGCTTTGGCGGAGATGTGCTGTTTGCGCAAAGCATCGGCCGAACGGATCTGCCCGGCGGTGATTTTGAGACACTGATGATCAGCATCCAGGACAAATTGTTTGAGCTGGATGATGAGACGATCGTCTATCCGGGACACGGCCCGAAGACGACGATTGACACCGAAAAAACGTTTAACCCGTTTGTAACCGGTATGCTTCGATGA